In the genome of Cryptomeria japonica chromosome 8, Sugi_1.0, whole genome shotgun sequence, one region contains:
- the LOC131857953 gene encoding replication protein A 70 kDa DNA-binding subunit A-like, with protein sequence MHQYNTIKCNGQVFSFDIVDEEGCEVRITCFDEIAELHYHRVEKGAWYVVFKDSVKDASTVYNKLNNHLEIILTETSVLKRCASDVAETEKKLQFNPINKVLTTSNNTLVDVIGVVVNFEEILVIRRKDGSTVKKRIVKINDMSTFTIDVNLWRPPSEQLGNDLKNMHASGTFVILAIQNERVGYFNGKFINISASMTFEINPFILEANPLRLRGPILPCIDPHSSGVHHSDSEYQRMTIASILQRLSVMPETLETTIKVVLGFIKEDQFYYTTCPLQFNGKECKKKCSKLGDNLWLCPRCQTQIPECNYKYLLQMKLQDQTSSLWANAFDEVGTQLLALSAKELYMLQYDLTIEKTPRSILNKVMFTHYNFTVLVSTYTYNSERRLKVTINKVQRLDFEVECNYLLAEISRMGATT encoded by the coding sequence ATGCACCAATATAATACGATAAAATGCAATGGTCAAGTCTTTAGTTTCGATATTGTAGACGAAGAGGGTTGTGAAGTTAGAATTACTTGCTTTGATGAAATAGCAGAATTGCACTATCACCGAGTTGAAAAAGGAGCTTGGTATGTTGTTTTCAAAGATTCTGTAAAAGATGCAAGCACAGTATACAATAAGCTTAACAACCACCTAGAGATTATCTTGACTGAAACTTCTGTTTTGAAACGGTGTGCCTCTGATGTTGCTGAAACAGAAAAAAAATTACAATTCAACCCTATTAATAAAGTTCTCACCACTAGCAACAATACTTTGGTTGATGTTATCGGTGTTGTTGTCAATTTCGAAGAGATTTTAGTAATTCGTAGAAAGGATGGTTCTACTGTAAAGAAGAGAATAGTAAAAATAAATGATATGTCAACTTTCACAATTGATGTTAACCTTTGGCGACCACCATCGGAACAGTTAGGCAATGActtgaagaatatgcatgcatctgGAACATTTGTCATCCTTGCTATTCAAAATGAAAGGGTTGGTTATTTCAATGGAAAATTCATTAATATCTCAGCCTCAATGACTTTCGAAATTAACCCTTTCATTCTTGAAGCAAACCCCCTCCGTTTGAGAGGCCCTATACTGCCATGCATTGATCCGCACTCTTCGGGTGTCCATCATAGTGATAGCGAATATCAAAGAATGACAATTGCATCCATCCTTCAACGTCTTAGCGTTATGCCAGAAACCCTTGAGACTACTATTAAAGTTGTCTTGGGATTCATAAAAGAAGACCAGTTTTATTATACAACTTGCCCATTGCAGTTCAATGGTAAAGAATGTAAAAAGAAATGTAGTAAATTAGGCGATAATTTGTGGCTATGCCCTAGGTGTCAAACACAAATCCCTGAATGTAATTACAAATACCTTCTACAGATGAAACTACAAGATCAAACAAGCAGCCTTTGGGCTAATGCATTTGATGAGGTTGGCACACAACTCTTGGCTCTATCTGCAAAGGAACTCTACATGTTGCAATATGATTTGACAATAGAAAAAACACCTCGCAGTATACTTAATAAAGTTATGTTCACCCACTACAACTTTACAGTTCTTGTGTCTACTTACACATACAACTCTGAGCGTAGATTAAAAGTAACAATTAACAAAGTGCAGAGGCTTGATTTTGAAGTTGAGTGCAACTATCTACTTGCAGAGATTTCTCGAATGGGCGCAACCACATGA